A region from the Prevotella melaninogenica genome encodes:
- a CDS encoding tetratricopeptide repeat protein — protein sequence MKKLMFAALMLLSTSAAFAGDSEPLKAILKAQTYAEASDLLKANISQITDNAEKAKAYDKLFQLAMKKVNAEQGIQLENQTNQQMGKEGNKPVDEKGLYEAVGQAFDAAEEIVKYDNMPNAKGKVKPKYTGLADQLYPLRGQLINGGIFYQGAKDDANAYKYLARYVESADAPLFSKFDKSKDENLNEIAYFATYYAYQNKDYPKAEKYVAYALKSKDRAKDAQQLQLAILGAQLKTRQDSVAYADKLAGIYAQDPENDAVLTTLTSIYSSLGMQSKAEEIVNAALAKNPNSYGALVMLGQFASQKKDYDKAADYLSKALALAKDDNAKIAINASIGQCWFYKAQDRVAAVKGVLSPAARAQFNEVYNKAISYLEAAKQLDTLKEQKSSWAYPLYGCYYFVKGAQAPETLEAASIAGVQQ from the coding sequence ATGAAAAAATTAATGTTCGCAGCATTGATGTTACTAAGTACATCTGCTGCATTCGCTGGTGACAGTGAGCCATTGAAGGCAATTCTGAAGGCGCAGACTTATGCTGAAGCATCAGACCTTTTGAAGGCAAACATCTCACAGATTACTGACAATGCTGAGAAAGCAAAGGCTTATGACAAGCTTTTTCAACTTGCTATGAAAAAAGTAAATGCAGAGCAAGGTATTCAGCTTGAAAACCAGACTAATCAGCAGATGGGTAAGGAAGGTAATAAGCCTGTTGACGAGAAAGGTCTTTATGAGGCTGTAGGTCAGGCTTTTGATGCAGCTGAGGAAATTGTTAAGTATGACAATATGCCTAATGCTAAAGGTAAGGTTAAGCCTAAGTACACAGGTCTTGCTGATCAACTTTATCCACTTCGTGGACAGCTTATTAATGGTGGTATCTTCTATCAGGGGGCTAAAGATGATGCAAATGCTTATAAGTATCTTGCTCGTTATGTAGAATCTGCTGATGCTCCATTATTCTCAAAGTTCGATAAGTCTAAGGATGAAAACTTGAATGAGATTGCTTATTTTGCAACTTATTATGCTTATCAGAATAAGGACTATCCAAAAGCCGAGAAGTATGTAGCATATGCTTTGAAGAGCAAGGATCGTGCAAAGGATGCACAGCAGCTCCAGCTTGCTATTTTAGGTGCACAGCTTAAGACTCGTCAGGACTCTGTAGCTTATGCTGACAAGCTCGCTGGTATCTATGCACAAGATCCAGAGAATGATGCTGTATTGACGACATTGACTTCTATCTATAGCTCACTTGGCATGCAGAGCAAGGCAGAGGAAATTGTAAATGCTGCCCTTGCAAAAAATCCTAATAGCTATGGTGCGTTGGTAATGCTCGGTCAGTTTGCAAGCCAGAAGAAGGATTATGACAAGGCTGCTGACTATCTTTCAAAAGCTTTGGCACTTGCTAAGGATGACAATGCAAAGATTGCTATCAATGCATCAATCGGTCAGTGCTGGTTCTATAAGGCACAGGATCGTGTTGCTGCTGTCAAGGGCGTATTGTCACCAGCTGCTCGTGCTCAGTTTAATGAGGTATATAATAAGGCAATTTCATATCTTGAAGCTGCAAAGCAACTTGATACACTCAAAGAGCAGAAGAGCTCATGGGCTTACCCACTTTATGGATGTTACTACTTTGTAAAGGGCGCACAAGCTCCTGAAACATTGGAAGCTGCATCAATTGCTGGCGTTCAGCAGTAA
- a CDS encoding NAD(P)-dependent oxidoreductase codes for MKVLIATEKPFAPSAVQGITNELKNAGHEVVLLEKYTDKAQLLDAVKDADAMIVRSDKITPEVLDAAKQLKIVVRAGAGYDSIDTAYAKEKNVVVENTPGQNSNAVAELVFVLLVYAVRNFFNGKAGTELKGKKLGILAFGNVGRNVARIAKGFDMDVYAYDAFCPADAIEAAGVHACKTQDELFQSCDVVSLHIPATPQTVKSINYDLVNRLPKNGILVNTARKEVINEEELLKLMAEREDLKFMTDIMPDADAEFKKFEGRYFSTPKKMGAQTAEANNNAGIAAAKQINAFFATGDTKFQVNK; via the coding sequence ATGAAGGTTTTAATTGCAACTGAAAAACCATTTGCACCATCTGCTGTGCAGGGTATCACAAATGAACTAAAGAATGCAGGACATGAAGTAGTACTGCTTGAGAAATATACAGATAAAGCACAATTGCTTGATGCAGTGAAAGATGCTGATGCAATGATTGTACGTTCTGATAAGATTACTCCTGAAGTTTTGGATGCTGCTAAGCAGTTGAAGATTGTGGTTCGTGCTGGTGCTGGTTATGATTCTATCGACACTGCTTATGCAAAAGAGAAGAATGTTGTCGTTGAAAATACACCTGGACAGAACTCTAATGCTGTCGCTGAACTTGTATTTGTACTGTTGGTTTATGCTGTGCGTAATTTCTTCAATGGTAAAGCTGGTACAGAGTTGAAAGGTAAGAAATTAGGTATACTTGCTTTTGGTAATGTTGGTCGTAATGTGGCACGTATCGCTAAGGGCTTTGATATGGATGTATATGCTTACGATGCATTCTGCCCAGCAGATGCTATTGAGGCAGCTGGTGTACATGCTTGCAAAACACAGGATGAGTTGTTCCAATCTTGCGATGTTGTATCACTCCATATCCCAGCAACTCCACAGACCGTAAAAAGCATCAATTATGATCTCGTTAACAGACTCCCAAAAAATGGTATACTCGTAAATACTGCTCGTAAGGAAGTTATTAATGAGGAAGAATTGCTCAAATTGATGGCTGAACGTGAGGACTTAAAGTTTATGACAGACATTATGCCTGATGCTGATGCAGAATTTAAGAAGTTTGAAGGTCGCTACTTCTCTACACCAAAGAAGATGGGCGCTCAGACAGCTGAAGCTAACAATAATGCTGGTATTGCTGCAGCAAAGCAGATTAATGCTTTCTTTGCAACAGGTGATACTAAATTCCAAGTAAACAAATAA
- a CDS encoding DUF1015 domain-containing protein, whose translation MAVIKPFKGVRPPKDLVESVASRPYDVLDSEEARAEAGDNKKSLYHIIKPEINFEVGTSEYDSRVYKSAVEQFEKFQEKGWLVQDDKEHYYIYAQTMNGKTQYGLVVGAFVDDYLKGNIKKHELTRRDKEEDRMKHVRICNANVEPVFFAYPDNRVLDDLLARYAATKPEYDFVAPDDGFRHQFWVITDEADIKTVTEEFKKMPSLYIADGHHRSAAAALVGAEKAKNNKNHKGDEEYNYFMAVCFPASQLTILDYNRVVKDLNGMEVADFLKALEKNFTVELKGKEEYRPKKLHEFSLYLDGNWYSLVAKPGTYDDNDPIGVLDVDISSRLILDELMGIKDLRSDKRIDFVGGLRGLSELKRRVDSGEMRWALALYPVSMQQIMDIADSGKIMPPKATWFEPKLRSGLVIHKLD comes from the coding sequence ATGGCAGTAATCAAACCTTTTAAAGGTGTTCGCCCTCCAAAAGACTTAGTAGAGTCTGTTGCCAGTCGTCCATACGATGTGTTGGATTCAGAAGAAGCTCGTGCTGAAGCTGGTGATAACAAGAAGAGTTTATATCATATTATCAAACCAGAAATCAACTTTGAAGTTGGTACAAGCGAATATGACTCAAGAGTCTATAAAAGTGCTGTTGAACAATTCGAGAAGTTCCAAGAAAAAGGCTGGTTAGTTCAAGATGATAAGGAACATTATTATATCTATGCACAGACAATGAATGGCAAGACTCAATATGGTCTTGTTGTTGGAGCGTTTGTTGATGATTATCTAAAAGGTAATATCAAGAAGCATGAGCTGACACGTAGAGATAAGGAAGAAGACAGAATGAAGCATGTACGCATTTGTAATGCCAACGTTGAGCCTGTATTCTTTGCTTATCCTGATAATAGAGTTCTTGATGATTTGTTAGCTCGCTATGCAGCTACAAAGCCTGAATATGATTTCGTAGCTCCTGATGATGGTTTCAGACACCAATTCTGGGTTATCACAGATGAAGCTGATATAAAGACTGTGACAGAAGAATTCAAGAAGATGCCAAGTCTTTATATCGCTGATGGTCATCATCGTTCAGCTGCGGCAGCATTAGTTGGTGCTGAGAAGGCTAAGAACAATAAAAATCATAAGGGCGATGAAGAGTATAACTACTTTATGGCTGTATGCTTCCCAGCAAGTCAATTGACAATTCTCGATTATAATCGTGTTGTCAAAGACCTAAATGGCATGGAAGTTGCAGACTTCTTAAAAGCTTTGGAGAAGAACTTCACTGTTGAGTTAAAAGGTAAGGAAGAATATCGTCCTAAAAAACTTCATGAGTTCTCATTGTATCTTGATGGTAATTGGTATAGCTTAGTTGCTAAACCTGGTACTTACGATGATAATGATCCAATTGGTGTTCTTGATGTTGATATTTCAAGTCGACTGATTTTGGACGAACTGATGGGTATAAAGGATTTGCGCTCAGATAAACGTATCGACTTTGTTGGTGGTTTGCGTGGTCTTAGTGAGTTGAAACGCCGTGTTGATAGTGGCGAAATGCGTTGGGCATTAGCACTCTATCCTGTATCTATGCAGCAGATTATGGATATTGCTGATAGCGGTAAGATTATGCCACCAAAGGCAACATGGTTTGAGCCAAAACTTCGTTCAGGTCTTGTAATCCATAAGCTGGATTAA
- the serC gene encoding 3-phosphoserine/phosphohydroxythreonine transaminase: MKKYNFGAGPCILPREVIEKTASAILDFNGIGLSIAEISHRSKDFQPVMDEAMALVKEILNVPEGYSVLFLGGGASLEFCMIPFNFLVKKAGYLNTGVWAKKAMKEAKLFGEVVEVASSADENYTYLPKNFDVPTDLDYLHVTTNNTIYGTEYHKDLEVPVRLIGDMSSDIFSRPVDVSKYDCIYGGAQKNLSMAGVTFVIIKDDVLGRVQREIPTMLDYRTHIKKGSMFNTPPVVPVYTALENLRWIKANGGVEAMQKLAKERADIVYGEIDRNKLFRGTVKCEEDRSYMNICFVLNDEYADLQDEFFKFATERGMVGIKGHRDVGGFRASCYNAMSVEGCKALVETMKEFEAKH; the protein is encoded by the coding sequence ATGAAAAAGTACAATTTTGGTGCTGGTCCATGTATCCTTCCACGTGAAGTTATTGAAAAAACAGCAAGTGCAATTTTAGATTTTAACGGAATTGGTCTCTCAATTGCAGAAATCAGCCATCGTTCAAAAGACTTCCAACCAGTAATGGATGAAGCAATGGCTTTAGTCAAGGAAATTCTAAACGTTCCTGAAGGCTATTCTGTGCTTTTCTTAGGTGGTGGTGCTTCACTTGAGTTCTGTATGATTCCTTTCAACTTCTTGGTAAAGAAGGCTGGTTATTTGAATACTGGTGTTTGGGCAAAGAAGGCAATGAAAGAAGCTAAGTTGTTCGGAGAAGTTGTAGAAGTAGCTTCATCAGCAGATGAAAACTATACCTATCTTCCAAAGAACTTTGACGTTCCCACAGATTTGGATTACTTGCATGTAACAACCAATAATACCATTTATGGTACAGAGTATCATAAAGATTTGGAGGTTCCAGTGCGTTTGATTGGTGATATGTCATCAGACATCTTTAGCCGTCCTGTAGATGTTTCTAAGTATGACTGTATCTATGGTGGTGCACAGAAGAACCTCTCTATGGCTGGTGTTACATTCGTTATCATTAAGGACGATGTCCTTGGTCGTGTACAGCGTGAAATTCCTACAATGTTGGATTATCGTACACACATTAAAAAGGGCTCTATGTTCAATACTCCTCCTGTGGTACCAGTCTACACAGCTTTAGAGAATCTTCGTTGGATTAAGGCGAATGGTGGCGTAGAAGCAATGCAGAAATTGGCTAAGGAACGTGCTGACATCGTTTATGGTGAAATCGATCGCAACAAGTTGTTCCGTGGTACAGTTAAGTGTGAGGAAGATCGCTCTTACATGAACATCTGCTTCGTTCTCAATGATGAGTATGCTGATCTTCAGGACGAGTTCTTCAAGTTTGCAACTGAAAGAGGTATGGTTGGTATCAAGGGACATCGTGATGTTGGTGGTTTCCGTGCAAGCTGCTACAATGCTATGTCTGTTGAAGGCTGCAAGGCTCTTGTTGAAACAATGAAGGAATTCGAGGCTAAGCATTAA
- a CDS encoding DEAD/DEAH box helicase → MNNDILSKLGITLNVMQEATADAILHTNKDVVVLSPTGSGKTYAYLLPLIQRLDASSDALQAVVLVPGRELALQSANVLKDLGSGLRSMALYGGRPTMEEHRVLRDVKPQIVFATPGRLNDHLDKSNINAETIKWLVIDEFDKCLELGFQDEMMSILCKLPNIERRSLLSATESESIPKFVSMGRTVHLDFRTEEENIPDRIRLYTVTSTEKDKLECLKKLLLSLDDTSSIVFLNYRDSVKRVALFLKENGFTLSWFHGGMEQRERESALYKFSNGSAPILVSTDLASRGLDIPDVDNIIHYHLPETGDSYVHRVGRTARWDKEGRTFFILGPDEHLPEYVSNDHEEYQIPESLPKPALPRMATIYIGKGKKDKISKMDIVGFLCKKGGLNSSDIGKIDVKDRFTYVAVLRAKIKKLISLTKGEKIKGIRTVVEEVR, encoded by the coding sequence ATGAACAACGATATTCTTTCCAAACTTGGCATAACCCTCAATGTTATGCAGGAAGCTACGGCTGATGCTATATTACATACGAATAAGGATGTTGTGGTATTGTCACCGACAGGCTCTGGCAAAACTTACGCTTACCTCCTGCCATTGATTCAACGATTAGATGCCTCATCAGATGCTTTGCAGGCTGTTGTCTTGGTGCCTGGACGTGAATTGGCTCTGCAATCTGCTAACGTTTTAAAGGATCTGGGTAGTGGTTTGCGCAGTATGGCATTATATGGTGGTCGTCCAACAATGGAAGAACATCGTGTGTTGAGAGATGTAAAACCACAGATAGTCTTTGCTACTCCTGGAAGATTGAATGACCATCTTGATAAATCAAATATCAATGCTGAGACGATAAAGTGGCTTGTTATTGATGAGTTTGATAAGTGTCTCGAGTTAGGCTTTCAAGATGAAATGATGAGTATCCTCTGTAAGCTCCCGAATATAGAAAGAAGAAGCTTACTATCAGCAACAGAGTCTGAGTCTATTCCTAAATTCGTTTCAATGGGTAGGACTGTTCATCTTGACTTTCGTACAGAGGAAGAAAATATTCCTGATCGTATTCGTCTCTATACGGTTACAAGTACGGAGAAAGATAAGCTTGAATGCTTGAAGAAGCTTCTACTTTCTTTAGACGATACGAGTAGTATTGTGTTTTTGAATTATCGTGACTCTGTTAAGCGTGTAGCTTTATTCCTGAAAGAAAATGGTTTTACATTAAGCTGGTTCCATGGTGGCATGGAGCAACGTGAGCGTGAATCAGCACTTTATAAGTTCTCTAATGGTTCAGCACCGATTCTTGTCAGCACCGACTTAGCTTCACGTGGATTGGATATTCCTGATGTTGATAATATCATTCATTATCATTTACCAGAAACAGGAGACAGCTATGTGCATAGAGTAGGGCGTACAGCACGTTGGGATAAGGAAGGAAGAACTTTCTTTATTCTTGGTCCTGATGAACATTTACCTGAATATGTTAGTAATGATCATGAAGAATATCAGATTCCAGAATCGTTACCGAAACCAGCTCTGCCGCGTATGGCGACAATATATATAGGAAAAGGGAAGAAAGATAAAATTTCCAAAATGGATATTGTTGGCTTTCTTTGTAAAAAAGGTGGTTTGAACTCCTCAGACATAGGAAAGATTGATGTTAAGGATCGTTTTACTTATGTTGCAGTTTTACGTGCGAAAATTAAGAAATTAATTTCGCTAACTAAAGGTGAAAAAATAAAGGGTATTCGTACCGTTGTGGAAGAAGTTAGGTGA
- a CDS encoding tetratricopeptide repeat protein: MKRVLILIISVFTSWNITEAQEAYQQAESFNRLAKEAFSRVEKHSNRDSVAIFKAVVDGVEYSLKSDDFDRMPNRKGKVNPKFEEENKNRLAVLHPMLIDAGKYFSKGSYTRNEGLDALKLYLKTRKSLLVKDNIDESGVAAYYIAYYYLKARDLQKADEYADIAMQYDETAQVAVEIKAQCMQSKMVTEEDSLRYLSVIQRLYRTDPTNEKYFSWIMKFYQNPTPKFNIEDFIDRMLEENTNSVVPWILKGEIAMHAERWEEAIDAYKHADEIEPSSIPVAYNIGVCLNTIGLAARESVIERRKKKENVSDNEYLKYFSEARTYLERVRAKDPRRNKVDWVGPLYLDYTVLNDKIKAEELEPLVTNYKK; encoded by the coding sequence ATGAAAAGAGTACTAATACTGATTATTTCTGTTTTTACAAGTTGGAATATTACTGAGGCACAGGAAGCATATCAACAAGCCGAATCTTTTAACCGCCTTGCAAAAGAAGCTTTCTCCCGTGTAGAGAAACATTCGAATAGGGATTCTGTAGCCATCTTCAAAGCTGTTGTTGATGGTGTAGAATATTCATTGAAAAGTGATGACTTTGACAGAATGCCTAATCGAAAGGGAAAAGTTAATCCTAAATTTGAGGAGGAGAATAAAAATCGCCTTGCCGTTCTGCACCCAATGCTTATTGATGCTGGTAAATATTTCAGCAAAGGAAGTTATACGAGAAATGAGGGGCTTGATGCCTTGAAATTATATTTAAAAACTCGTAAATCGCTATTGGTAAAAGATAATATTGATGAGTCGGGTGTTGCCGCTTACTATATTGCTTATTATTACCTCAAGGCACGTGACTTACAGAAAGCTGATGAATATGCCGACATTGCGATGCAATATGATGAAACAGCACAAGTGGCGGTCGAAATTAAGGCACAATGTATGCAAAGTAAGATGGTGACGGAAGAAGATTCTCTGCGTTATCTATCCGTAATACAGCGGCTTTATCGTACTGACCCAACAAATGAGAAATATTTCTCATGGATAATGAAGTTTTATCAGAATCCAACACCTAAATTTAACATAGAAGATTTTATTGATAGAATGCTCGAAGAGAATACAAACTCTGTCGTCCCTTGGATTCTAAAAGGTGAGATTGCTATGCACGCCGAGCGTTGGGAAGAAGCCATAGACGCATACAAGCACGCCGATGAGATAGAACCAAGTAGTATTCCTGTTGCATACAATATTGGTGTTTGTTTGAATACGATAGGCTTGGCGGCACGTGAGTCTGTTATTGAACGAAGAAAGAAGAAGGAGAACGTATCTGATAATGAGTATCTGAAATATTTTTCAGAAGCACGTACCTATCTTGAACGTGTGAGAGCGAAAGACCCACGTAGGAACAAAGTTGACTGGGTAGGTCCTCTCTATTTGGATTATACGGTATTGAACGATAAAATAAAGGCAGAAGAGCTTGAACCTCTTGTAACAAATTATAAAAAGTGA
- the gyrA gene encoding DNA gyrase subunit A, whose protein sequence is MDENQTIDQDRIMKINIEEEMKSSYIDYSMSVIVARALPDVRDGFKPVHRRILFGMRGIGNFSNQPYKKCARVVGEVLGKYHPHGDSSVYGALVRMGQEWNMRYKLVDGQGNFGSVDGDSAAAMRYTECRLSKMGEHVMDDIEKDTVDMVNNFDDTLREPAVMPTKIPNLLVNGGNGIAVGMATNIPTHNLSEVIDGCCAYIDNPEISTDGLMEFIPAPDFPTGAYIYGLQGVKDAYETGRGRVVMRAKAEIESEESHDKIVVTEIPYGVNKQQLIEYIADLVKEGKIEGISNVNDETGRQGMRIVVDVKRDANANVILNKLFKMTALQSSFSVNCIALVAGRPRLLSLRECIKYFVEHRHDVTIRRAQFDLKKAQERAHILEALIKACDNIDEVVRIIRASKTPSDAQKNLEKRFDFDELQSKAIVDMRLSQLTGLRLDQLHQEFEELMQTIKDLQEILNNPERCKEVMKAELQEVKEKYGDDRRTEIIPDEHEFNAEDFYPNDPVVITISHLGYIKRTPLTDFKEQARGGVGSKGARTRDKDFTEYIYPATMHQTMLFFTRKGRCYWMKCYDIPEGDKNSKGRAIQNMLSLEPGDSVNAFLRIKGLDDNDFLDTHYVVFATKQGIVKKTSLRAYSRPRTNGVIAININEGDEVVDVRLTNGHNELIMADRNGRACRFDESNIRTMGRVSTGVRGMRLDDDGQDEVVGMIVVNDPVNETVMVVSEEGYGKRSQVEDYRLTNRGGKGVKTLNITEKTGKLVAIKNVTDDNDLMIINKSGIVIRLSVAECRVMGRATQGVRLINLAKKNDVIASVCKVMSSEMESQVEEENHEALPTANEEIKGEESSDNAEVTPVDFE, encoded by the coding sequence ATGGACGAAAATCAGACAATTGATCAGGACAGAATTATGAAGATCAACATTGAGGAGGAGATGAAAAGCTCCTACATCGACTACTCTATGTCGGTGATTGTGGCACGTGCCCTCCCTGATGTTCGTGATGGTTTTAAGCCTGTTCACCGCCGTATCCTCTTTGGTATGCGTGGAATTGGCAATTTTAGCAACCAGCCTTACAAGAAGTGTGCCCGCGTTGTTGGTGAGGTGCTCGGTAAGTATCACCCACATGGTGACTCTTCTGTTTACGGTGCGCTTGTGCGTATGGGACAGGAGTGGAATATGCGCTATAAGTTGGTTGATGGACAAGGTAACTTTGGTTCTGTCGATGGTGACTCTGCAGCCGCAATGCGTTATACGGAGTGCCGACTCTCAAAGATGGGTGAGCATGTCATGGACGATATCGAAAAAGATACGGTTGACATGGTTAACAACTTCGACGATACGCTTCGTGAACCTGCCGTAATGCCTACGAAGATTCCTAACCTGCTGGTAAATGGTGGTAATGGTATCGCTGTGGGTATGGCAACAAATATTCCAACACACAATCTCAGTGAGGTTATTGATGGATGTTGTGCATATATTGATAATCCAGAGATTTCAACTGATGGATTGATGGAATTTATTCCAGCTCCAGACTTCCCAACAGGTGCTTATATTTATGGTCTTCAAGGCGTCAAAGATGCTTACGAGACTGGTCGCGGACGTGTCGTTATGCGTGCTAAGGCTGAGATTGAAAGCGAGGAGAGTCATGATAAGATTGTCGTAACAGAGATTCCATACGGAGTAAATAAACAGCAACTTATTGAATATATTGCTGACCTTGTAAAAGAAGGGAAAATTGAGGGTATCTCCAACGTAAATGACGAGACTGGTCGTCAAGGTATGCGTATCGTTGTTGACGTTAAGCGTGATGCAAATGCAAATGTCATCCTGAACAAGCTTTTCAAAATGACAGCATTACAGAGCTCTTTCTCTGTGAATTGTATAGCATTGGTAGCTGGTCGTCCACGTCTGTTGAGTCTTCGCGAGTGCATTAAGTACTTCGTTGAACATCGTCACGACGTAACAATTCGCCGTGCCCAATTCGACTTGAAAAAGGCACAGGAACGCGCACACATCTTAGAAGCATTGATAAAGGCTTGTGATAACATTGATGAGGTTGTACGTATCATTCGTGCCAGCAAGACACCTTCAGATGCTCAAAAGAACCTTGAGAAGCGTTTCGACTTCGATGAGTTGCAGTCAAAGGCTATCGTTGACATGCGTCTGTCACAGCTGACAGGTCTTCGCCTTGATCAGTTGCATCAGGAGTTTGAAGAATTAATGCAGACAATTAAGGATTTGCAAGAGATTCTCAACAATCCTGAACGTTGTAAGGAGGTGATGAAAGCAGAGTTGCAGGAGGTGAAAGAGAAGTATGGCGATGATCGTCGTACAGAGATTATCCCTGATGAGCACGAGTTTAATGCAGAAGACTTCTATCCTAACGACCCAGTCGTAATCACGATTAGCCACCTTGGATATATTAAGCGTACACCGCTAACCGACTTTAAGGAGCAGGCACGTGGTGGTGTCGGGTCAAAGGGTGCGCGTACACGCGATAAAGACTTCACCGAATATATCTATCCAGCCACAATGCACCAGACAATGCTATTCTTTACACGTAAGGGGCGTTGTTACTGGATGAAGTGTTATGACATCCCAGAGGGCGATAAGAACTCAAAGGGACGTGCTATTCAGAATATGCTCTCACTTGAACCAGGCGATTCAGTAAATGCATTCTTGCGTATTAAAGGCTTGGACGATAACGATTTCCTTGATACACACTACGTTGTATTTGCTACAAAGCAGGGTATCGTAAAGAAGACCTCTCTCCGTGCTTACTCACGCCCTCGTACCAATGGTGTGATTGCTATCAATATCAATGAAGGTGATGAGGTTGTAGACGTTCGTCTGACAAATGGTCATAACGAATTGATTATGGCTGATCGCAACGGCCGAGCTTGCCGCTTCGATGAGTCAAATATCCGTACAATGGGGCGTGTTTCTACTGGTGTTCGTGGTATGCGTTTGGACGATGACGGTCAGGATGAGGTTGTCGGCATGATTGTTGTTAACGACCCTGTGAATGAAACTGTTATGGTTGTATCTGAAGAGGGTTATGGCAAGCGTTCACAGGTTGAGGACTACCGATTGACCAATCGTGGTGGTAAGGGTGTTAAGACACTGAATATTACGGAAAAGACAGGTAAGCTCGTGGCTATCAAGAATGTTACTGATGATAACGACTTGATGATTATCAACAAGAGCGGTATTGTTATCCGTCTGTCAGTGGCTGAATGCCGTGTAATGGGTCGTGCTACACAAGGTGTACGACTGATTAACCTCGCTAAGAAGAATGATGTCATCGCATCTGTATGTAAGGTGATGAGTTCAGAGATGGAATCACAAGTTGAGGAAGAAAATCATGAAGCGCTTCCAACTGCTAATGAAGAAATCAAAGGTGAGGAATCATCAGATAACGCTGAAGTGACACCTGTTGATTTTGAGTAA
- a CDS encoding IMPACT family protein, whose translation MDSDKYKTIKEKAISEGYYSEKRSKFLAFAHHVESVEEALEIVKEYRKKYYDARHCCYAYRVGFVGTEFRANDDGEPSSTAGKPILGQIDSYGLTNTLICVIRYYGGINLGTGGLIVAYREAAADALANSEIEEKFIEEEIKYTFTYPMMNDVMRIIKEMNPRIVNQVFDNTCEVILSIRKEKAEELRIRLKNLSFD comes from the coding sequence ATGGATAGCGATAAATATAAGACTATAAAAGAGAAAGCGATTAGCGAGGGATATTACTCTGAAAAACGGAGTAAGTTCCTCGCTTTTGCGCATCATGTTGAATCTGTAGAAGAGGCTTTGGAGATAGTAAAAGAGTATCGTAAGAAATATTATGATGCTCGCCATTGTTGTTATGCGTATAGAGTAGGCTTTGTAGGGACAGAATTTCGTGCAAATGATGATGGAGAGCCATCTTCAACAGCAGGTAAGCCTATCCTTGGACAAATTGACAGTTATGGATTAACCAATACGCTGATTTGTGTTATTCGTTATTATGGAGGAATAAACCTCGGTACTGGTGGCTTGATTGTTGCTTATCGTGAAGCAGCAGCAGATGCTTTAGCAAACAGTGAGATAGAAGAAAAGTTCATAGAAGAAGAAATAAAATATACATTTACTTATCCCATGATGAACGATGTTATGCGAATCATAAAAGAAATGAATCCTCGCATCGTTAATCAAGTTTTTGACAATACTTGCGAAGTCATTCTTTCCATCAGGAAGGAGAAGGCTGAAGAACTTCGTATCCGATTAAAGAATTTATCCTTTGATTAA